A window of Deltaproteobacteria bacterium genomic DNA:
GCGGTGGCGATGTCGTCGGCGGGGCAATCGTCGCCGACGCCGTCGCAGAGCTCGTCGACATCGCAGACACCAGCGGCGGGCCGGCAGACGGCGGTGCTCTTGGCGTCCGCGGGGCAGTCGTCGGCGACGCCGTCGCAGACCTCGTCGACGTCGCAGACGCCGGCCGCGGCCCGGCACGTGGCGGTGCTCTTGGCGTCCGCGGGGCAGTCGACGCTCGAGCCGTCGCAGTCTTCCTCGAGGTCGCAGACCCCGGCCGCGAGGCGGCATGGCGTGCCGGCGGCAGCGACATCATCGGCGGGGCAGCCGTCGGCAACGCCGTCGCAGACCTCGTCGACGTCGCAGACACCGGCGGCCGGCCGGCAGACGGCGGTGCTCTTCGCGTCGACAGGGCAGTCGACGCTCGAGCCGTCGCAGTCCTCCTCGAGGTCGCAGACGCCGGCCGCGAGGCGGCATGGGGTGCCGCCGCCGGCGACGTCATCGGCGGGGCAATCGTTGGCGACGCCGTCGCAGACGTCGTCGAGGTCGCAGACACCGGCGGCGGGCCGGCAGACGGCGGTGCTCTTGACGTCCGCAGGGCAGTCGACGGTCGAGCCGTTGCAATCCTCCTCGAGGTCACACATGCCGGCCGCGAGACGGCAGGGAGTGCCGCCGGCGGCGACATCATCGGCGGGGCAATCGTCGGCGACACCATCGCAGACCTCGTCGACGTCGCAGACACCGGCGGCGGGCCGGCAGACGGCGGTGCTCTTGACGTCCGCAGGGCAGTCGACGCTCGAGCCGTCGCAGTCCTCATCGAGGTCGCAGACGCCGGCCGCGAGGCGGCACGGGGTGCCGGCGCCGGCGACGTCATCGGCGGGGCAATCGTTGGCGACACCGTCGCAGACCTCGTCGACGTCGCAGACACCGGCGGCGGGCCGGCAGACGGCGGTACTCTTGGCGTCGGCAGGGCAGTCGACCCGCGAGCCGTCGCAGTCTTCCTCCAGGTCACACACGCCGGCCGCGAGACGGCAGGGGGTGCCGGCCGTGGCGACGTCATCGGACGGGCAGTTGTTGGCGACGCCGTCGCAGACCTCGTCGACGTCGCAGACACCGGCGGCGGGCCGGCACGTGGCGGTGCTCTTGGCGTCCGCGGGGCAGTTGACCGCCGACCCGTCGCAGTCTTCCTCGAGGTCACAGACGCCGGCCGCGAGACGGCAGGTGGTGCCGGCGGGGGCAACGTTATCAGCGGGACAGTTGTTGCCGACGCCGTCGCAGCTCTCCGCCACGTCGCAGACGCCGCCGGCCGCGCGGCAGACCGCCGTGCTCTTGGCGTCGTTCGGGCACGTGGCGCTCGACCCGGTGCACGTCTCCGCAAGGTCGCAGACGCCGGCGGCCGCCCGGCACGTGGTGCCGCCGGCAACGAAGCCGTCGGGCGGACAGCTGTTGCTGACGCCATTGCAGCTCTCGGCCACGTCGCAGATCCCGGCCGAGGCCCGGCAGACGGCCGTGCTCTTGGCATCGTTCGGGCACGCGGCGCTCGACCCGGTGCAGGACTCCGCCACGTCGCAGACGCCGGCCGCCGCGCGACAGACGGTGCCGCCGGCAACGAAGCCGTCGGAGGGACAGGTGTTGCTGACCCCGTTGCAGCTCTCCGGCACGTCGCAGAGGCCGGCCGAGGGCCGGCAGACCGCCGTGCTCTTGGCGTCGTTCGGGCACGTGGTGCTCGACCCGGCGCAGGTCTCCGCGACGTCGCAGACGCCAGCGGCTGCCCGGCACATGGTGCCGGCGGGGGCGAAGTCGTCGGCGGGGCAGGTGTTGGCGACGCCGTCGCAGCTCTCCGCCACGTCGCAGAGGCCGGCCGCCGCTCGGCACACGGCGGTGCTCTTCGCGTCCGCGGGACAGCTCGCGCTCGACCCGGTACACTTCTCCGCGACGTCGCAGACGCCGGCTGCGCCGCGACACGTGACGCCGGCGGCGACGAAGCCGTCGGCGGGACAGGTGTCGCTGATGCCGTCGCAGCTCTCCGCCACGTCGCAGATGCCGGCCGAGGCCCGGCAGACCGCCATGCTCTTGGCGTCGTTCGGGCATGTCGTGCCCGACCCGCTGCAGGTCTCCGCGACGTCGCACACGCCGGCGGCCGCGCGACAGACGGTGCCGCCGGCGACGAGGCCGTCGGCGGGACAGTTGTTGCTGACGCCGTTGCAGCTCTCCGCCACGTCGCAGATGCCGGCCGAGGCCCGGCAGACCGCCGTGCTCTTCGCGTCCGGGGGACAGCTCGCGCTCGACCCGGTACACTTCTCGGCAACGTCGCAGACGCCGGCGGCCGCGCGACACGTGGTGCCCGAGGCGACGAAGCCGTCGGCGGGACAGTTGTTGCCGACCCCGTCGCAGCTCTCCACCACGTCGCAGATACCTGCGGACGGACGGCAGACGGCCGTGCTCTTCGCATCGGCAGGGCACGTCGCGCTCGACCCGGTGCAGGTCTCCTGGACGTCGCAGGCGCCGGCGGCGGCGCGGCAGACGGTGCCGGCCGCCTCGATGGTGCAGGCCGAGGAGCAACAGTCGCCGTTTGCCAGGTTGCCGTCGTCGCACGCCTCTGCGGCCTCGACGACGCCGTTGCCGCAGGAGGCGGCCCCGAAGGTCGCGATGGTCGCCGCCCATCGTGCGAAGACGGTCGTGCCGTCGGCGAGATAGCTGCCGGTCGCGGCCACGATGCGGTATTCGGGGTCGATCGAGACGTTCGAGCTCGGACTGCCCGACTTGCCGGTTCCGGTATTGGGGAGCCCGGTATAACCGGCTCCGGGAGAGAACGGATCGTTCTTCTTCGTCTCGACACCGATCGAGCCGAGGAGGAGCTCGTTCGCCCGCGAGGTGACGGCAGTCGAGCCGGAGGAAGGGGAACCGTTGTTGCCGCCGGCGGACGCGGTGCGATCCACGAATCCGAGTCCGGAGAACTCGTTGATACTGACCGCGCTGGCAGCGACGGAGGGGTAGGAAACGGTGATGGTGTTTCCCGCCGCCAGCGCGGTGACGATGCGAGCCGCGAAGACGACGGTGCGGACGCCGCTCGTGCCGGACCCGTTCGCGAAGTCCACGACCGCGCTGTACGAATTTCCCTTCGTGTCCGCGCAGGAGACCGCCCCCGCTGCCGGATCCATCGCGAAGCTGACGAGCACGGTGTGACCGAAGGCCACGCCTCCGGCCGGGACGGTGACGGAGATCGACGTCGAGTTGTTGCCGATCGCGTCGACGCCGACGTTTTTGACGAACGCGATCGCGCCGAGGGCCTGGGGAGCGTCCGCAACCTGGACGGCCGCGCCTAGGAGGATGGCGAGGGGCAGACCCCACCGCCGCGTCGGGGCTCGGCCTGACCTTACCATGCTCTCGTCGGGCGTGGTGTCCAGCGTCATTCTCCTTCCGAGTCCGCTCGCGGGCGCGGATCGGCCGCAGCGTGCCGGCCGCCAACAGCGTTTCTCGGCCGAATACTGCGGACACTTGAGCGACGTCCCGATCAGCTGGGCCGGGCGCCGCCGCCCCCTGGAGGATTCCCTACCGCGCGGGGCTTCCGGCGCGGACTACACGCCGCCCGTGATTCACCGGCTGCCGCTACTTGCAAACGAGGGTGCGGCCATGGGCTCCGAAGACGCACGACGGAGCCGGCGCCACACCGAACAGCGCTTCGCCGCGTTGACCGGTCGTCGCGAACGGCGAGTCGATCACCATCGTCGAGATCGCAGTCGCCGGCGGCCGGCCGGCACGTGGCGGTGCTCTTCGCGTCGGCAGGGCAGTCGACGTTGGTGCCGTTGCAACCTACGCGGCCGAGCGGAACTCATCGGTCGACGGGCTCGCGCCGGCCGTCGCTGGCGGCGCCAGCCGCCGGTCACGCGCGCGGATGGCCGCTCGCACGGCGACCAAGAGGACGGCGTTCCAGAGGAACGGCGCGAGAGCCGCCGGCGGGACTCCGGCCAGCTGAGCACCGACGCTCGTGAGGAGATTGGCGAAAACCGTGGTCATCCGTCTGCCCTCCTTTTTGCCCATCCAGGAGTGCAAGCGCGGTGCCGTCGCGCCGGCATCGGGGATACCGTGAGCCGAGAGCCCGCCGTGCGCAGTGCGTGCTGCAGCGGCGCAGCACGGGAGATGCAGCCTCACCGCACGAGCGGTAGCTCGACGCGGAACACCGTGTTCGCCCCCGGCGCGCTCTCGACGGCGACGCGGCCGCCGTGTGCATCCACGATGCGTCGCGCGATCGGCAGCCCGAGCCCCGTCCCGGAGCTCTTGGTGGTACGAAACGGCTCGAAGAGCCGCGATAGCTCGTCCGCCGGAATGCCGGGGCCATTGTCGCGCACCTCGACGACGCCGGCGCCTCCCTCGGCTGCGCAGCGCACGGCCAGCCGACGTGGCGGCTCGCGCGCGCCCAGCGCCTCGACCGCGTTCCGGCACAGGTTGGCCACCACCTGGACGAGGCGGTCGCGGTCGGCAGACACGGTCGCCGACGCGAGCTCGGTCTCGAGCTCGACCGCTCGTGCCGCGGCCAGCGAGGCGGTCTGCTCGATCGCCTGCCGGCAGACGGCCGCCAGGTCGACGTCACCGCGGGCCTGCAGCTCGTCGCGACGGGCGAAGGCGAGGAGGTCGGTCACCAGCCGCCCGATGCGATCGAGCTCGTCCACCGCCGGCTCGACGAGGCCGTCTGCTCCGTTGCTCCCCCCGAGCTGCTGCACGTAGCTCCGCGCGGCGGCGAGCGGGTTGCGGATCTCGTGGGCGATGCGCGCCGCCGCCTCGCCGAGCGCGGCGAGCTTCTCTGCATGGGCCCGCTCGCGCGCGAGCGCGAGGTTCTCGAGCGCCAGCCCGGCGTGGCTCGCGAAGACCCGGAGGGCCTGCACGGTGGCCACATCGTAGAGCCAGCCGCGGCGCGGGCCGAGGAGGAGCGTCGCCTCGGTGCGGCGGCCCGCGAGCGGACACGCGAGCATGACGCCGCATTCGAGCAGGCGGAGCTGGTGCGCCAGCGGCAGCTCCTCGATCGGGTGAGGAACGTTTCCGAGCCCGAGGTCCGCGACGGCGCGGGCGGCGCTGGCTGGCGCGGCGCCCAGCGGCCCCGGGTCGACACGACCGATCGCTTCCGCCCCCGCAGGTTCGGTCGCCGTCGCCGGCAGGACGACCAGGCCGCCCTCCCCGTCGAGCACCTCCACCACCCGGCGCAGGAGATGGCCCGCGGCCTCGGCGCGCGTCGCGCCCACGAGCGGCTCGGCGGCGATGGCGAGCAGGCGGGCGCGCATGGCGCCGGCGCGCGGGAAGAACCAGCGCTCGAGGGCCTCGTCGACGCGGGCGGGAAGCGCCGCCGCGGCGAGCGCCACACCCGCGAGAGCCGCCATCCACCCGACGGCGGGCGCCGCCCCGAGCCATGCAAACAACGCCGTCACGCCGAATACCGTTGCGGCCCCGACGCCGAGCAGCACGTGGAAGGCAAGGACACGCCGGCACACCGCATCGTAGACCCAGGTGAGCTGGTTCAGTCCGGGGAGCAGGCTGAGGGCGACGATCGCGACGAACGCCCCGCGCCCTGCCGCCGACGGGACGCCCGCGGCAACGATCACCGCGAGGGCGACGACGCTCGTCACTGCGAGCAAGCTGTTGATCCAGACGAAGCGGGCACCCACGTTGAGGAGACGGATACGGCCGACGACCCGCAGCCAGGTCCGATCGAGAAGGCCGGCGACGCCCATGTAGAGGCCGAACGCGGCGACCACCCAGAGCGCGCGCGACGCTGCGCGTCCGACCAGCGCCTCGGCGGGCGCCAGATCGACGCCTGGCACGCGGGCGGCGAGGCCTCCCGCCGTGAGCTGCCGGGCCATGTCCAGGATCGTGTACCCCGCGAGCAGCACCGCCGGGGCGGCGATCAAGACGGTGACGGCCAGGCCGAGGGGCACGGCGCTCGTGCCGGCCGCGTAGGCACGCACCTCGCGGTGGCGCATGAGGGCGAACCGGACCTGGTTCGCCCCGACGCCGGCGATGGCGAGCACCACGAGGGCATACTGCACGAGCGCGAGCGCCGGCGAGCTCCAGCGGAGCGGCAAGGGGAAGAGCCCGAGGAAGAGGAGCGTGACCAGCGCCTGCGCGGGCTCGCGCCGCACGCTCCACACGGAGAGGCCGGCTGCGTTCAGGCAGATGCCGACGTAGCAGAGAAGCGCGACCGCCAGCTGAGCGAAGCGGGCGTCCGGGAAGAACGCGGTGCTCACCGTTCGACCTTTTCGGCCCGGTGCCGGTAGGCCTCGGCGTCGATGCCGTACTCGGCGAGCTTCGTCTGGAGGTGCTGCCGGTACATGCCGAGCTCCTCCGCGGCGCGCGAGATGTTGCCCTGGTGGCGCTCGAGCGCCTCGCCGATGCACTGCCGCTCGAAGCGCTCGATCACCTGCTGCTTCGCCTCGCGGAAGCGGCCGGGCCGCTCGCCGGCCTCCTCGGGGGCCGCCGACCGTACTGCGGGCGGAAGGTCCTCGAGCCCGATCTCGGGCGCCGAGCCGAGCACGACCGCCTGCTCGATCGCATGCTCGAGCTCGCGGACGTTCCCCTTCCACTCGTGAGCGAGCAAGGCCCGGTACGCCGCGGGCGCGAGCGTCTTCGGTCCGCGGCCGAGCCGGGCGGCGGCCGCGCCGAGGAAGTGCTCGATCAGGGGCGGCAGGTCCTCGGGGCGCTCGCGGAGCGGCGGGAGGACGACGCCGACCACGTTCAGCCGGTAGTAGAGGTCCTCACGGAAGGTGCCGGCCTTCACCTTGGCCTCGAGGTCCTGGTTGGTGGCGGCGAGGACGCGCACGTCGACGCGGAGCGTGCGGTTGCCGCCCACGCGCTCGAACTCGCGCTCCTGGAGCACGCGCAGGATCTTGGCCTGGGTCTCGAGCGGCATGTCGCCGATCTCGTCGAGGAAGAGGCTGCCGCCGTCGGCCACCTCGAACTTGCCTTCCCGCGTCCCGACCGCGCCGGTGAACGCGCCCTTCTCGTGCCCGAAGAGCTCGCTCTCGACCAGCTCCCGCGAGAAGGCGGCGCAGTTCACCTTGACGAG
This region includes:
- a CDS encoding HAMP domain-containing histidine kinase yields the protein MSTAFFPDARFAQLAVALLCYVGICLNAAGLSVWSVRREPAQALVTLLFLGLFPLPLRWSSPALALVQYALVVLAIAGVGANQVRFALMRHREVRAYAAGTSAVPLGLAVTVLIAAPAVLLAGYTILDMARQLTAGGLAARVPGVDLAPAEALVGRAASRALWVVAAFGLYMGVAGLLDRTWLRVVGRIRLLNVGARFVWINSLLAVTSVVALAVIVAAGVPSAAGRGAFVAIVALSLLPGLNQLTWVYDAVCRRVLAFHVLLGVGAATVFGVTALFAWLGAAPAVGWMAALAGVALAAAALPARVDEALERWFFPRAGAMRARLLAIAAEPLVGATRAEAAGHLLRRVVEVLDGEGGLVVLPATATEPAGAEAIGRVDPGPLGAAPASAARAVADLGLGNVPHPIEELPLAHQLRLLECGVMLACPLAGRRTEATLLLGPRRGWLYDVATVQALRVFASHAGLALENLALARERAHAEKLAALGEAAARIAHEIRNPLAAARSYVQQLGGSNGADGLVEPAVDELDRIGRLVTDLLAFARRDELQARGDVDLAAVCRQAIEQTASLAAARAVELETELASATVSADRDRLVQVVANLCRNAVEALGAREPPRRLAVRCAAEGGAGVVEVRDNGPGIPADELSRLFEPFRTTKSSGTGLGLPIARRIVDAHGGRVAVESAPGANTVFRVELPLVR
- a CDS encoding sigma-54-dependent Fis family transcriptional regulator codes for the protein MKGRILIVDDERAICLAIQRLLAGRGHDVETALSAEEALEKLGRAAYHLVITDLTLPRQSGMDLLRSIRERSPETAVVMITAHGSERAAVEAMKLGAADYLPKPFDNDELELIVDRALEGVALRRDFRLLQEKVTDAYRFEHMIGQSPAMQRVFDVIRKVADTDLTVLIRGPSGTGKELVANALHYNSPRRAKPLVKVNCAAFSRELVESELFGHEKGAFTGAVGTREGKFEVADGGSLFLDEIGDMPLETQAKILRVLQEREFERVGGNRTLRVDVRVLAATNQDLEAKVKAGTFREDLYYRLNVVGVVLPPLRERPEDLPPLIEHFLGAAAARLGRGPKTLAPAAYRALLAHEWKGNVRELEHAIEQAVVLGSAPEIGLEDLPPAVRSAAPEEAGERPGRFREAKQQVIERFERQCIGEALERHQGNISRAAEELGMYRQHLQTKLAEYGIDAEAYRHRAEKVER